Proteins encoded in a region of the Burkholderia sp. WP9 genome:
- the narI gene encoding respiratory nitrate reductase subunit gamma has product MSQHFVNALLFGIYPYVCLAIWLLGSLIRFDREQYTWKSDSSQLLRRRQLRLGSNLFHVGVLIVIGGHFAGFLAPHWMVSPFLNASQHQWLAVMAGGIAGIVAIVGLSILLYRRLSDPRIRINSAHADILVLAILWLQLALGLATIPLSLAHMDGAMFEILSDYVKGVVTFQPGAADLIIQAPLVYKVHIALGFTIFLISPFTRLVHIWSGMATLGFLVRPHQIVRKR; this is encoded by the coding sequence ATGAGTCAGCACTTCGTCAACGCACTGCTGTTTGGCATCTATCCGTACGTGTGTCTCGCGATCTGGTTGCTCGGCAGCCTGATCCGTTTCGATCGCGAGCAGTACACCTGGAAGAGCGATTCGTCGCAACTGCTCAGACGCCGTCAACTGCGCCTTGGAAGCAATCTGTTCCACGTCGGCGTATTGATCGTGATCGGCGGCCACTTCGCAGGATTCCTTGCGCCTCACTGGATGGTGTCGCCATTCCTGAACGCATCCCAGCATCAATGGCTTGCGGTGATGGCGGGCGGCATCGCGGGTATCGTCGCGATCGTCGGACTGTCGATCCTGCTGTACCGACGCCTGTCCGATCCGCGCATTCGCATCAATAGCGCCCATGCGGACATCCTGGTGCTGGCAATTCTGTGGCTGCAGCTCGCGCTCGGGCTGGCCACCATACCACTGTCATTGGCTCATATGGACGGCGCGATGTTCGAAATCCTGAGCGACTACGTGAAAGGCGTCGTCACGTTTCAACCAGGTGCTGCCGATCTCATCATCCAGGCACCGCTCGTCTACAAAGTCCATATCGCGCTCGGCTTCACGATTTTCCTCATTTCCCCGTTCACCCGCCTCGTCCATATCTGGAGTGGCATGGCCACGCTGGGTTTCCTGGTTCGGCCTCACCAGATCGTCCGTAAGCGCTAA
- a CDS encoding NnrS family protein, whose translation MTEPVTEPRPTADLGLPVLRLGFRPFYLSGALFGFIAITLWLIALRGHTIAGSSPAMNGVLWHAHEMIFGFVAAIVVGFLLTAVRAWTTLETPRGAPLAGLWLLWLAGRVLVWSGPEPIAAIVDCAFLPVVAIVLLRVLITARNRHNIFLPVALGFFGLLNVGFHWWAWQERPDLAIRASYAAIGLVVMFVTVISGRVVPMFTTNAIPGFRMTHWKVIERLAVPTVILAFIADATDAAPWFVVVCACAAATVHGIRIAGWHSWRIGPRPILWILHVAYAWIPIGFALLALAAAGAVPHSLAIHALTIGAIGCAIIAMITRTALGHTGRPLVAGRAEITSYWLMIVAAIVRVFGPWLASGATAVWIDIAGICWSAALIVYLVKYVPYLSASRIDGKAG comes from the coding sequence ATTACAGAACCTGTCACGGAACCGCGACCAACAGCCGATTTGGGTCTTCCCGTTCTGCGGCTGGGCTTCCGGCCGTTCTATCTCAGCGGTGCACTTTTTGGCTTCATTGCAATAACGCTCTGGCTGATCGCGCTGCGTGGCCACACGATCGCAGGCTCTTCGCCCGCCATGAATGGTGTGCTCTGGCACGCTCACGAGATGATCTTCGGCTTCGTCGCCGCGATTGTGGTGGGCTTTCTGCTCACTGCTGTGCGCGCCTGGACGACGCTCGAAACGCCACGAGGCGCGCCGCTCGCGGGACTATGGCTTCTGTGGCTAGCGGGACGCGTGCTGGTCTGGTCCGGCCCGGAACCCATCGCGGCTATTGTCGATTGCGCCTTCCTTCCGGTTGTCGCCATTGTGCTCTTGCGGGTGCTGATCACGGCACGCAATCGCCACAACATTTTCCTGCCCGTGGCGCTGGGGTTCTTTGGTTTGCTGAACGTCGGTTTTCACTGGTGGGCATGGCAGGAGCGTCCCGACCTCGCAATTCGGGCGTCTTACGCAGCAATCGGACTCGTAGTGATGTTCGTTACCGTCATCTCGGGCCGCGTGGTGCCGATGTTTACTACGAACGCTATTCCCGGATTTCGGATGACGCACTGGAAAGTGATCGAGCGACTCGCGGTGCCGACCGTCATATTGGCATTTATTGCGGATGCGACCGATGCCGCGCCGTGGTTCGTCGTGGTATGCGCCTGCGCCGCCGCGACCGTCCATGGAATCAGAATTGCCGGATGGCATTCGTGGCGAATAGGGCCTCGGCCGATTCTCTGGATTCTGCATGTCGCCTATGCGTGGATTCCGATCGGTTTTGCGTTGCTTGCCCTGGCGGCCGCAGGCGCCGTCCCGCATTCGCTTGCGATTCACGCCCTGACGATCGGAGCGATAGGGTGCGCCATTATCGCGATGATTACCCGCACCGCGCTTGGACACACCGGACGCCCGCTCGTTGCGGGACGAGCCGAGATAACGAGTTACTGGCTGATGATCGTCGCGGCAATCGTGCGGGTTTTCGGCCCCTGGCTCGCCAGCGGCGCCACAGCCGTCTGGATCGACATAGCCGGCATATGCTGGTCTGCCGCGTTAATCGTCTACCTGGTCAAATACGTGCCCTACCTGAGCGCGTCCCGTATCGATGGCAAAGCAGGCTGA
- a CDS encoding ribonucleotide reductase subunit alpha: protein MSISSFDELIRVARQQPEPQRLLFVFTTVELPDDCTPEQRARFQAGQGGALTPLMCVDKTPEEIGTFSDLLEESRQVLQEWAIVFVAALSGKNGCVPRTEDAEAPLNTMVESIKAGSIGMFIPFDAHGQPVLFGPS, encoded by the coding sequence ATGAGTATTTCGAGTTTTGATGAGCTGATTCGCGTCGCGCGGCAACAACCCGAACCTCAGCGGTTATTGTTCGTATTTACCACGGTTGAGTTGCCCGATGACTGCACGCCCGAACAGCGGGCCCGCTTCCAGGCGGGTCAGGGTGGCGCGTTGACGCCTCTGATGTGCGTGGACAAAACGCCCGAAGAGATCGGCACGTTTAGCGATCTCCTCGAAGAGTCGCGACAGGTTCTCCAGGAATGGGCAATCGTCTTCGTCGCAGCGCTCTCGGGTAAAAACGGGTGTGTGCCGCGGACTGAAGATGCCGAGGCGCCGTTGAACACAATGGTGGAATCGATCAAGGCCGGGTCAATCGGCATGTTTATTCCATTCGATGCGCACGGTCAACCCGTGTTATTTGGTCCGTCCTGA
- a CDS encoding nitrate/nitrite transporter — MLVLSVTTLAFLVCFVVWMMFGVLGIGLRAELGLNSTEFGMLTATPVLSGALLRVPLGIWTDRFGGRVVMTLLLVLCAIPVFLIAYATVFWQFLAIGLCLGAVGASFAVGTPYVARFFPPEKRGFAMGFFGAGTVGAAVNLFITPSLQAAWGWRAVPKIYALALLVTALIFWLGSATDPGAGKASGPWYRQFQVLKNPKIWKYCQYYSICFGGFTALSLWIPQYLKGEFGFSVVTAAALAAGFSLPGSVLRALGGTLSDRFGAHKVTWWGLWVAWICLFLLSYPDTSFVVSTIDGPRSFHIHLGVPVFIGLLFILGVVFAFGMASTFKYVADDFPEQMGVVTGIVGLAGGLGGFLLPILFGVILDWLGVRSSCFMFLYGIVWVSLILLYQSSVRQVRIDGTVPQ; from the coding sequence ATACTGGTTCTAAGTGTCACGACTTTGGCATTTCTGGTCTGCTTCGTGGTCTGGATGATGTTTGGCGTGCTGGGCATCGGGCTGCGAGCCGAGCTCGGACTGAACAGCACGGAGTTCGGCATGCTGACGGCCACGCCGGTTCTGAGCGGCGCACTACTGCGCGTCCCGCTGGGCATCTGGACTGACCGTTTTGGTGGTCGCGTGGTGATGACGCTATTGCTGGTCCTCTGCGCCATCCCGGTATTCCTGATCGCATACGCGACGGTGTTCTGGCAGTTCCTCGCGATCGGCTTGTGTCTCGGTGCGGTCGGCGCATCGTTCGCAGTTGGGACGCCGTATGTCGCGCGGTTCTTCCCGCCCGAAAAGCGCGGCTTTGCGATGGGGTTCTTTGGTGCCGGTACGGTCGGTGCCGCTGTGAATCTGTTCATCACGCCTTCGTTGCAGGCAGCATGGGGCTGGCGCGCCGTCCCGAAGATCTATGCGCTCGCGCTCCTCGTCACTGCATTGATCTTCTGGCTGGGCTCCGCGACCGACCCGGGCGCGGGTAAAGCGTCGGGGCCATGGTATAGGCAGTTCCAGGTTCTGAAGAACCCCAAGATCTGGAAGTATTGCCAGTACTACTCGATCTGCTTCGGTGGTTTCACCGCATTATCGCTGTGGATCCCGCAATATCTGAAGGGCGAGTTTGGCTTTTCGGTCGTCACCGCCGCGGCGTTAGCCGCCGGCTTTTCGCTGCCGGGATCGGTATTGCGCGCGCTGGGCGGCACCCTGTCCGACCGCTTCGGTGCGCATAAGGTGACTTGGTGGGGATTGTGGGTCGCGTGGATATGTCTATTCCTGTTGTCGTACCCAGACACCTCTTTCGTGGTGAGCACGATCGACGGCCCGCGCAGCTTTCACATCCATCTGGGTGTCCCGGTTTTCATCGGGCTTCTGTTCATTCTTGGCGTGGTGTTCGCGTTCGGGATGGCGTCGACGTTCAAGTACGTCGCCGACGACTTTCCGGAACAAATGGGTGTCGTCACCGGCATCGTTGGACTGGCAGGCGGACTGGGTGGCTTCCTGTTACCGATCCTCTTCGGCGTGATTCTTGATTGGCTTGGCGTTCGCTCGAGTTGCTTCATGTTTTTATATGGGATCGTCTGGGTGTCGCTGATTCTGCTGTATCAATCCAGCGTGCGACAGGTCCGTATCGACGGAACGGTTCCACAGTGA
- a CDS encoding peptidylprolyl isomerase, whose translation MSANRDISPAPATLDVLSVNDAVIEAAAIAAESALHADEPDPDHAARRALVVRELLAQRAVAIGLLANGADLDDETIDRLLELECTTPVPSAEECQRYYAANMQKFRSPDLVFARHILFALTEKAAMTRVRARAEEAHRELAQHHDRFYALARTLSNCPSGQVGGNLGQLTRGESVPEFEAAIFGSQHIGLLPGLVNTRYGFHIVWVERRIAGESLPFEAVQATIERYLSEHVRHKSIQQYLNLLASSAELRGIALDVRPGLLMQ comes from the coding sequence ATGTCGGCAAACCGCGATATTTCGCCCGCGCCCGCCACCCTTGACGTACTTAGCGTCAACGATGCCGTGATCGAAGCCGCCGCCATTGCAGCGGAATCCGCGTTGCACGCGGACGAGCCCGATCCCGACCACGCTGCGCGACGGGCGCTGGTCGTGCGTGAACTGCTGGCCCAGCGCGCCGTTGCAATAGGTCTGTTGGCGAACGGAGCCGATCTCGACGATGAGACCATTGACCGTCTGCTGGAACTGGAATGCACGACGCCAGTCCCGTCCGCCGAAGAATGCCAGCGCTACTACGCAGCGAACATGCAGAAATTCCGCAGTCCGGACCTGGTCTTTGCGCGCCACATCCTCTTTGCGTTGACCGAAAAGGCTGCGATGACGCGGGTCCGTGCCCGCGCCGAAGAAGCGCACCGCGAGCTCGCGCAGCATCACGACCGGTTCTATGCGCTCGCCCGGACGTTATCCAATTGTCCGTCCGGGCAGGTCGGCGGGAATCTGGGGCAGTTGACCCGTGGCGAGAGCGTGCCGGAATTCGAGGCGGCAATTTTTGGCAGCCAGCATATCGGCCTCTTACCGGGGCTCGTCAATACGCGTTATGGCTTCCATATTGTCTGGGTAGAGCGTCGCATCGCGGGTGAATCCCTTCCGTTTGAAGCAGTGCAGGCGACCATCGAACGCTATCTCTCTGAACATGTCCGGCACAAGTCGATTCAGCAATATTTGAACCTGCTGGCATCCAGCGCCGAACTGCGCGGCATCGCTCTGGACGTGCGCCCGGGCCTGTTGATGCAATAG
- the narJ gene encoding nitrate reductase molybdenum cofactor assembly chaperone: MEDNRLIFSMLGALLDYPDQRLLVALDEIRTALAGHARLPSDTRAALIDLVDRLSARPLLDLQEDYVEIFDRGRATSLYLFEHVHGESRERGQAMVDLLAMYEAKGLFLGAGELPDYLPVFLEFLSHETPVQAYALLGEIADITRQIATRLAERGTPYFAAVAALLPLAGEAPLANATVLDAATTREVDAEALDREWQEERVSFLGAQAPLSTAPQPIQFYDKRPSR, translated from the coding sequence ATGGAAGACAACCGTCTGATTTTCAGCATGTTGGGCGCACTACTGGACTATCCCGATCAAAGACTGCTCGTAGCGCTCGACGAGATCCGCACCGCGCTGGCCGGGCACGCCCGCCTGCCGTCGGACACCCGCGCAGCCTTGATCGACCTCGTGGACCGGCTGTCGGCGCGGCCGCTGCTGGATCTTCAGGAAGACTACGTCGAAATCTTCGACCGCGGCCGGGCCACTTCGCTCTATCTGTTTGAACATGTTCACGGCGAGTCACGCGAGCGTGGGCAGGCTATGGTGGATCTACTCGCCATGTACGAAGCGAAGGGCCTGTTTCTCGGCGCCGGCGAATTACCCGACTACCTGCCGGTTTTCCTCGAGTTTCTGTCTCACGAAACGCCTGTGCAAGCGTACGCGCTGCTTGGCGAAATTGCCGATATCACCCGGCAGATTGCGACCAGACTGGCCGAGCGCGGAACACCGTATTTCGCGGCCGTTGCGGCATTGTTGCCACTCGCCGGCGAAGCACCGTTGGCGAACGCGACCGTGCTCGACGCTGCCACGACGCGCGAGGTCGATGCCGAAGCACTCGATCGCGAGTGGCAGGAGGAGCGCGTGAGCTTCCTGGGTGCACAAGCGCCTTTATCCACGGCGCCCCAACCAATCCAGTTTTACGACAAAAGACCGTCACGTTAA
- the narH gene encoding nitrate reductase subunit beta produces the protein MKIRAQIGMVMNLDKCIGCHTCSVTCKNVWTSREGMEYAWFNNVETKPGVGYPKDWENQDRWNGGWKRKTNGKIELRAGSKWRVLANIFGNPDLPEIDDYYEPFTFDYAHLHDAPDVKVGPVARPRSLITGERLEKIQWGPNWEEILGGEFEKRKQDYNFDQVQTDIYGEFENTFMMYLPRLCEHCLNPACVASCPSGAIYKREEDGIVLIDQDKCRGWRMCVSGCPYKKIYYNWQSGKSEKCIFCYPRIEAGQPTVCSETCVGRIRYLGVLLYDADRIEEAASVKDPQDLYEAQLSIFLDPNDPAVREQAARDGVPENWLEAARHSPVYKMAMEWKIAFPLHPEYRTLPMVWYVPPLSPINSATNDGRLGMKGLLPDVDSLRIPLRYLANLLTAGREAPVRLALKRMLAMRAFMRERHVEHRESPELLNEVDLTSAQVDEMYRYLAIANYEDRFVIPTAHREYAEDAFDLRASCGFSFGNGCSDGTTETSLFGGRKGINKTRKTIPIRAAGE, from the coding sequence ATGAAAATCCGCGCGCAGATCGGTATGGTGATGAATCTGGACAAATGCATCGGTTGCCACACGTGTTCAGTCACCTGCAAGAACGTCTGGACCTCGCGCGAGGGCATGGAGTACGCGTGGTTCAACAATGTCGAAACGAAACCCGGCGTCGGCTATCCGAAGGACTGGGAAAACCAGGATCGCTGGAACGGTGGCTGGAAGCGCAAGACGAATGGCAAGATCGAGCTTCGTGCGGGTAGCAAGTGGCGGGTGCTCGCCAATATCTTCGGCAACCCGGACCTGCCGGAGATCGACGACTACTACGAGCCGTTCACGTTTGATTATGCGCATCTGCACGATGCGCCCGACGTCAAGGTCGGGCCGGTCGCCCGACCGCGTTCGCTGATCACCGGCGAGCGTCTGGAGAAAATCCAGTGGGGCCCGAACTGGGAAGAAATTCTCGGTGGGGAATTCGAAAAGCGTAAGCAGGACTACAACTTCGATCAGGTGCAGACCGACATCTATGGGGAGTTCGAGAACACCTTCATGATGTACCTGCCGCGACTCTGCGAGCACTGCCTGAATCCGGCATGCGTCGCGTCCTGTCCCTCTGGTGCGATCTACAAACGAGAGGAAGACGGCATCGTTCTGATCGACCAGGACAAGTGCCGCGGCTGGCGGATGTGCGTGTCCGGGTGTCCTTACAAGAAGATCTATTACAACTGGCAAAGCGGCAAGTCGGAGAAATGCATTTTCTGCTATCCGCGTATCGAGGCGGGCCAGCCAACCGTGTGCTCGGAAACCTGCGTCGGCCGGATCCGCTATCTCGGCGTTCTGCTGTACGACGCCGACCGGATCGAGGAAGCCGCATCGGTCAAGGACCCCCAGGATCTGTACGAAGCGCAACTGTCGATCTTCCTGGATCCGAACGACCCAGCAGTGCGTGAACAGGCGGCTCGCGACGGCGTGCCGGAAAACTGGCTCGAAGCGGCGCGCCATTCACCCGTGTACAAGATGGCGATGGAGTGGAAGATTGCTTTTCCGCTTCACCCCGAATACCGCACCTTGCCGATGGTCTGGTACGTCCCGCCGCTGTCGCCGATCAACTCGGCCACCAACGACGGCCGGCTTGGCATGAAGGGCTTGCTGCCAGATGTCGATTCGCTGCGCATCCCGCTGCGCTATCTGGCCAATCTGCTCACAGCCGGACGCGAAGCGCCGGTTCGGCTTGCCCTTAAGCGAATGCTGGCGATGCGAGCGTTCATGCGCGAGCGTCATGTCGAACATCGCGAGAGCCCGGAATTGCTGAACGAGGTCGATCTGACCAGCGCGCAGGTCGACGAGATGTACCGGTATCTGGCGATTGCCAACTATGAAGATCGATTCGTGATCCCGACCGCTCACCGCGAATATGCCGAAGATGCCTTCGACCTGCGCGCATCGTGCGGTTTCTCGTTCGGCAATGGATGTTCCGACGGCACCACGGAAACCAGCCTGTTCGGCGGACGCAAGGGTATCAACAAGACACGCAAGACAATCCCCATTCGCGCGGCGGGTGAATAA
- a CDS encoding nitrate reductase subunit alpha: protein MSHFVDRLKYFSTSKPTFSEGHGMTTHEDRGWEDAYRQRWQHDKIARSTHGVNCTGSCSWKIYVKSGIVTWETQQTDYPRTRPDMPNHEPRGCARGASYSWYLYSANRLKYPLIRSALLRRWREKRLTLAPVEAWSAIVNDQEARASYTRRRGLGGFVRSSWDEVNEMIAAANIHTIKRHGPDRIIGFSPIPAMSMVSYAAGSRYLSLIGGVNLSFYDWYCDLPPASPQTWGEQTDVPESADWYNSSFIMLWGSNVPQTRTPDAHFMTEVRYRGTKVVSIFPDYAEGAKFGDIWLHPKQGTDAALGLAMGHVVLKEFHVAGRSEYFSDYCRRYTDMPLLVRIVKQGEHYVPERLLRADELDDASGQENNTAWKTVAFDELSGKPVTPVGSIGFRWGQKEGGDAGKWNLKEEDVHGNPIRPLMSFVEQHDETIDVAFPYFGNVEHTHFTHTGHASVLPRRIGVRKIATRAGEILVATVYDLFIANYGVDQGLGGPNVASSFDDDVPYTPAWQEKITGVKRNDVIAVAREFADNAQKTEGRSMVIVGAGLNHWFNMDMSYRSIINLLVMCGCVGKSGGGWSHYVGQEKLRPQTGWLPLAFATDWYRPARVMNGTSFFYAHTDQWRYETMKVTELLSPLTNGSGFTDSPIDYNVRAERMGWLPSAPQFKTNPLEIGRASAGTDAAAYVAKGLKDGSIEMSCSDPDAAENFPRNLFVWRSNLLGSSGKGHEYFLKHLLGAEHGVQGKELGTSAGILPKEVKWREKAPEGKLDLVVTLDFRMSTTCLYSDIVLPTATWYEKDDMNTSDMHPFIHPLSAAVDPAWQSRSDWEIYKGIARKFSELAEGHLGVERDVVMSPLQHDSAGEIAQADGIADWGHDECDPIPGKTMGSIAVVERDYPNTWRKFTSLGPLLDSLGNGGKGITWQTGDEIEQLRELNYPVTDAGVSHGRPQILSAINAAEVILSLAPETNGAVAVKAWQALSALTGTDHTHLSRAREDEKIRFRDIQAQPRKIISSPTWSGIESEHVSYSASYTNVHELIPWRTLSGRQQMYQDHAWMRDFGESLCVYKPPIDTRSTTGMAGSRSNGNAEIALNFLTPHQKWGIHSTYTDNLLMLTLSRGGPIVWISEIDARKIGVVDNDWIEAFNLNGALTARAVVSQRIPVGAVMMYHAQEKIINTPGSEVSGVRGIHNSVTRIMPKPTHMIGGYAQLSYGFNYYGTVGSNRDEFVIVRKMKTIDWKDESTPASVLSAADAARHQHTLAHGAPTLAMADDETGEKP, encoded by the coding sequence ATGAGCCACTTTGTTGATCGCCTGAAATACTTCTCCACGTCGAAGCCGACGTTCTCCGAGGGGCATGGGATGACAACCCATGAAGACCGTGGGTGGGAGGACGCTTATCGGCAACGGTGGCAGCATGACAAGATCGCGCGCTCGACCCACGGCGTCAACTGCACAGGTTCGTGTTCGTGGAAGATTTATGTCAAAAGCGGCATCGTCACCTGGGAAACCCAGCAGACCGATTACCCGCGCACCCGCCCGGATATGCCGAATCACGAACCCCGTGGCTGTGCGCGCGGCGCGTCCTATTCGTGGTATCTCTACAGCGCCAATCGCCTTAAATATCCGCTGATTCGCAGTGCGCTGCTCAGGCGGTGGCGCGAAAAACGCCTGACGCTCGCGCCGGTGGAGGCGTGGAGCGCGATCGTGAATGACCAGGAAGCCCGCGCCTCATATACGCGTCGCCGCGGACTGGGTGGCTTCGTTCGTTCAAGCTGGGATGAAGTGAACGAAATGATTGCGGCCGCAAACATCCATACGATCAAACGACATGGCCCCGACCGGATTATCGGGTTTTCACCCATACCCGCCATGTCGATGGTGTCCTATGCGGCTGGCAGCCGCTACCTGTCGCTGATCGGCGGCGTCAATCTGAGCTTCTACGACTGGTACTGCGACCTGCCGCCCGCGTCGCCACAGACGTGGGGTGAACAGACTGACGTTCCCGAGTCGGCCGACTGGTACAACTCCAGCTTCATTATGTTGTGGGGGTCCAACGTACCGCAAACGCGCACCCCCGACGCTCACTTCATGACCGAAGTACGTTATCGCGGCACCAAGGTCGTATCGATCTTCCCCGATTATGCCGAGGGCGCGAAGTTCGGCGACATCTGGTTGCATCCCAAGCAGGGTACGGATGCGGCGCTCGGTCTCGCGATGGGTCACGTCGTGCTCAAAGAATTTCACGTCGCCGGCAGGAGCGAATATTTTTCGGATTACTGCCGACGTTATACCGACATGCCGCTGCTCGTGCGTATCGTCAAACAGGGCGAGCACTATGTGCCCGAAAGACTCCTGAGAGCAGACGAGCTCGATGATGCATCCGGCCAGGAGAACAACACCGCCTGGAAAACCGTCGCGTTCGATGAATTGAGCGGCAAGCCCGTCACGCCGGTCGGTTCGATCGGCTTTCGCTGGGGCCAGAAGGAAGGTGGCGACGCCGGCAAATGGAATCTGAAAGAAGAGGATGTCCACGGCAATCCGATCCGGCCGCTCATGTCGTTCGTGGAGCAGCACGACGAGACGATCGACGTCGCCTTCCCCTATTTCGGCAACGTCGAACATACGCACTTCACGCATACCGGCCATGCGAGCGTATTGCCGCGCCGCATCGGCGTGCGCAAGATCGCCACCCGCGCCGGTGAGATTCTGGTCGCCACGGTCTACGACCTGTTCATCGCCAACTATGGCGTGGACCAGGGGCTCGGCGGCCCGAACGTCGCGAGCAGTTTCGACGACGACGTACCGTACACGCCCGCGTGGCAGGAGAAAATTACCGGCGTCAAACGGAACGACGTTATCGCGGTCGCGCGCGAATTCGCCGACAACGCCCAGAAGACCGAAGGCAGGTCGATGGTGATCGTCGGTGCCGGCTTGAACCACTGGTTCAACATGGACATGAGCTATCGCTCGATCATCAATCTGCTCGTCATGTGCGGCTGCGTCGGCAAATCAGGTGGCGGCTGGTCCCACTACGTCGGCCAGGAAAAGCTCCGGCCGCAAACCGGCTGGCTGCCGCTGGCATTCGCGACCGATTGGTACAGGCCGGCGCGCGTCATGAACGGCACGTCGTTTTTCTATGCGCATACCGATCAATGGCGCTATGAAACGATGAAAGTCACAGAACTGCTATCGCCGCTCACCAATGGCAGCGGGTTCACCGACAGCCCGATCGACTACAACGTCCGTGCCGAACGGATGGGCTGGCTGCCGTCCGCGCCGCAGTTCAAAACCAATCCGCTCGAAATCGGCCGGGCATCGGCCGGCACCGACGCCGCCGCTTATGTCGCGAAGGGGCTCAAGGATGGTTCGATTGAGATGTCGTGCAGCGATCCCGACGCAGCAGAAAATTTTCCGAGAAACCTGTTTGTCTGGCGCTCGAACCTGCTCGGCTCTTCCGGCAAGGGACATGAGTACTTCCTCAAACATCTGCTCGGTGCCGAACACGGCGTGCAGGGAAAAGAGCTGGGTACCAGCGCCGGCATCCTGCCCAAAGAAGTGAAGTGGCGCGAGAAGGCGCCCGAGGGAAAGCTCGATCTCGTCGTCACGCTCGACTTCAGAATGTCCACCACGTGCCTCTATTCGGACATCGTGCTGCCGACCGCCACCTGGTACGAGAAGGACGATATGAACACGTCCGACATGCACCCGTTCATTCACCCGCTTTCGGCGGCTGTCGACCCGGCGTGGCAATCCAGAAGCGATTGGGAAATCTATAAAGGCATCGCGCGAAAGTTCTCTGAACTGGCCGAAGGCCATCTTGGCGTGGAACGCGACGTCGTGATGTCGCCGCTCCAGCATGACAGTGCCGGCGAAATCGCGCAGGCCGACGGCATTGCCGACTGGGGTCACGACGAGTGCGATCCGATTCCGGGCAAAACGATGGGAAGCATTGCGGTCGTCGAGCGGGACTATCCGAATACCTGGCGCAAGTTCACCTCGCTCGGACCGCTGCTCGATTCGCTCGGCAATGGCGGCAAAGGCATTACGTGGCAAACCGGCGACGAAATCGAACAGCTTCGAGAATTGAATTACCCGGTCACCGACGCGGGCGTTTCGCACGGGCGACCGCAGATTCTTTCGGCGATCAATGCGGCCGAAGTGATTCTGTCGCTGGCCCCCGAAACCAATGGTGCCGTCGCGGTTAAAGCATGGCAAGCGTTGTCGGCGCTCACGGGTACCGATCACACGCATCTCTCGCGTGCTCGCGAGGATGAAAAAATCCGGTTCCGGGATATTCAGGCGCAGCCGCGCAAAATCATCTCCTCACCGACATGGAGTGGCATCGAATCCGAACATGTGTCCTATAGCGCCAGCTACACGAACGTGCATGAGCTGATTCCCTGGCGCACCCTGTCCGGACGCCAACAGATGTATCAGGACCACGCGTGGATGCGCGACTTTGGCGAGTCACTTTGCGTCTACAAGCCGCCGATCGACACGCGCAGCACCACCGGCATGGCCGGTAGCCGCTCAAACGGAAACGCGGAGATCGCACTGAATTTCCTGACCCCTCATCAGAAGTGGGGCATTCACAGCACCTACACCGACAACCTGTTGATGCTGACGCTGTCGCGCGGCGGGCCGATCGTCTGGATCTCCGAGATCGATGCCAGGAAGATTGGCGTGGTCGATAACGACTGGATCGAGGCATTCAATCTGAACGGTGCGCTAACCGCGCGCGCCGTGGTGAGCCAGCGCATTCCGGTAGGCGCCGTGATGATGTATCACGCGCAGGAAAAGATCATCAATACACCGGGCTCAGAAGTCTCCGGGGTTCGCGGCATTCACAATTCGGTCACCCGCATCATGCCGAAACCGACCCACATGATCGGTGGCTATGCGCAGCTCTCGTACGGTTTCAACTACTACGGCACGGTCGGCTCCAATCGCGACGAATTTGTGATCGTCCGCAAAATGAAAACGATCGACTGGAAGGATGAGTCGACGCCCGCGTCAGTGCTGTCGGCGGCCGACGCCGCGCGTCATCAGCACACACTTGCCCATGGCGCGCCGACCCTTGCGATGGCCGATGATGAGACTGGAGAGAAGCCATGA